The stretch of DNA ACTAATGGATATAGATGACGTGCAAAGGGACGAAATACCGTTTTGTGTATCTCTTGCAGAGCGTGCGCAAACGTTGATAACGAGCCAGGCCGCTCTTGGACGTGGCTGCTGAGCTGCTATCTCTGAGTCCGTTGATCCGTTATCTTGACTCGCATGGACAAAAGAAGATGTGAGGAAGCAGGAACATTGGCAAGGTGACATTCAAAGAGTCGTATTTTTAGTCGAAGCGTTTTCGCGATGGTGTGTGGAGTCCGGGGTAATGGAATGGGAGCACGCACCATCTCATCAGGCATGCAAAAGTCTGGGTAACCCCACAAACGCCTTGTTTGGGTCGCCTGATGGTGGTTTTTACCGGCCCAGAACAAAGACGGTGGCTGAGCGCATGCGAGCAGAGTCCGGGGTCgcgtttttttgtttcgGCGTCCCCTAGCGTCTCATCGTTGGACCATAGGTTCCATTCTGCCCCATAACGTGCCATGTCTTTCCTTATATACTGTGGGATGTAACCTTGGAGATGCGACGCTACACTGCCACTAAGATTACGGTTGAAAGCTAAAGACGATGGATTGTGGAGAGAACGAAAGACAGATTGCGGAGATCAATGTGGGGCGAAAAAGAGGGGCGCGCGCTTCCAGGAACTACTTTGCGGCTGGTGGGGCCAGATAAACAATCACCTATACAGCCGCCGGTCCGTATCTTGGAACGTAACAATAGCAAAGTAACATTCCAGCATAACAGTTCAGTTGAGCCGCACGAAAAAACGGGTCATAATAAAAAATGAGAGACAAACAGGAGCCGCCGCTAACTCGCTAACCTCTTGTAGATACGGCTGATTATATCGCGTAATGGCATGTCAGAGGACGTATCGGTGCATtcgacaccatggactGTCCTACTCGCTCACTCAACCGACTTGGTCGCAAGTGGATTACGCGATATGCACAGTTTTTCATTTGTCGGGTTTCGTTTGTTGGCTATTACGGAAAAATACATACAATAGACGCTCGTGCAGACGAGGACAGGATAGATGCATGACCTGTAGGATACATTGGAGAGGTACCacgaagaaaaaaaagcacaaGATATTTTAGTTCCCCCCACAGAAAGATGGACAAGGCGGGTAAACCGAGATGTTCATGGCTGTCAACGTGCCGAGACCTCCTGATTCAGGGCTGCTTGTGTGTCGCGAGCGTCTCCGAATGCCAAACAGTCAGCCGTTCCCCAGAGCGCATCTCATGTAACAGCGGATATATTAATTTTTGCATGCGCTAGCGTATCGAGAGTGCGAGTAAGCCAGTAAACCAGCTTCACAGGAGGCCACATGGGCGGTCGGACAACTGATCAGCTATCTACGAGGGCTATTCCGCCGCCCCTGAAACAAGAAACTGCCTATCTAATCTGGTACATGGGCGTATCACATCGCCACGGCCGATAGTCCGGGGAAGATTGCATGACACGCCACCACAACCGTTGTCGCAGGGCTACCAGACGGATGTAACATGTGGTAGCCCCCAGTGTAGCATTGGCAAAGTGGCTATCGGGGACTCGCGTCCAAAAGCAAAGTTTCAGGCGCTAACTtcggccttggtcttgtgAGTTTATGGAGAGCTTATGCGGACCTCGTCTTAGGTCTCACCACACTAACGCACGGCGTCATCACTGGGGGTTTCTTGGGGTACACGATATTTAATACCCGGGGTTTCCAACTCGAATCGACAAGTTACAGACGACAGTGAGTACTACCGCGACAGGCAGCAGCGAGCCCCCATACCGGGCTCGTAGCACTGAGACACGATGTGAACCTGACGACGCGGATCAGACAAACAACAAGAGAGGCTCAAGTATGGCTGGTTGGTGGACAAGTCAAGGAGCTCTTCTAGAGCCTGATCTGTGGCAGCAACAGGAGCGATTGGATTCTCGTCGACACTGATCCATGTATCCAAGACTCTCTTGAGAGCTTTTCTCGGGCTTCTGCTCCATTGCGCCTTGGTTTGTGTCTTTGAACCCGTCCATGGTTTGGGCTATCTTATCTACGACCAGGATCCACCAGGAAGAGGGCGCTATTTTTAAGTCGATTAAACAACAGAGCTTGATTGTTGCCGAGAGCTGACATTCCCAGGGAACGGCCCGCGGAGCCTGAAGCACCCCTGTGTCAAATACCACAGTGCCTCCGTCGTGACAggacaaccccaaccccccTGGATGCTCTTAAAATTCAACGTCATTTTTTCCCTCTAGTCCCCACATTCGGTACAGGCAAGACAACCCAAACGCTAACACAGTTTGTACACGCACGACCCAGACGCGCGAACCTAACAAGTCTAAAATTAAAGTCAAAATGTCGCTTCATTCCTCCACATCTCATGACGAGAAAACCAGTGTCGTCGACCCAATGTCGTCCGAAGACGTGGGCAAGACCCGAGACATTGAGATCCAGGAACTGCCCGACCAGATTCTTGAGGCCCACATCGACAAGTCCAAATGGTACAACAAGCGACTAAAGATTGGCAAGTTCAACTGCCTGCCCTACTCATCGTCCTTTGTCCAGATGATCATGgtctccttcatcttcttcctctgcCCTGGTATGTTCAACGCCCTGACCGGTCTCGGTGGCGGAGGACAGATGGACTCCACCGTCCAGTCCAACGGTAACGTTGCCCTGTACGCCTGCTTCGCTACCATTGGTTTCTTTGCCGGAACTATCGCCAACAAGCTTGGTGTTCGAGCTACCATGACCATCGGCTCTTTTGGATACGCCCTCTACATTGCCTCTTTCCTTTGCTATAACATCACCGAGAACGGTGGCTTTGTCATTGCTTCCGGTGCCATTCTTGGTTTCTGCGCCGCCTGCCTATGGTGTGCCCAGGGCATGGTCGTCATGGGCTACCCCGCTGAACACGAGAAGGGCCGATACATTGCAGTCTTCTGGGTCATCTTCAACCTCGGAGGTGTCATTGGCTCTCTTGTGCCTCTTATCCAGACCTCTGTCGACAACACCGAGCTCGGCAAGGTTGGTAACGGCACCTACGCCGCCTTCCTGGCCCTGTCTGCGGTCGGATGGTTGATTGCCATGTTCATGCTTCCCGCCAAGTACGTGGTCAAGTCCGATAACACCCGAGTCATTGTCCGAGAGAACCCCACCTGGAAGTCTGAAATCATTGCTCTCGGAAAGACCATTGTCACCGACAAGCACATCATTCTGCTGTTCCCCATGTTCTGGGCTTCCAACTGGTTCTACACCTACCAGTTCAACCAGTTCAACCAGCCCCGATTCAACATCCGAACCCGATctctcaacaacctgcTCTACTGGGTCACCCAGATTTTCGGAGCCGGTATCATTGGTCTGTGTCTTGATTCCAAGCGAGTTGGCCGAAAGAACAAGGCCCGAATTGCCCATGTCACCGTCTTCGTGCTCACCATGGCCATCTGGGGTGGAGGCTACGACTTCCAGAAGCAGTACACTCGTGAAGACATCCCCACCGGCCCCGATGCCGACAAGGACACCTTCTGGAAGATTGACTGGTCCGACTCTCGATACGGAGGACCCTGTGTGCTCTACATGTGCTACGGTCTCTTCGATGCCATCTGGCAGACTTACATTTTCTGGGTTCTGGGAGCCCTTTCCAACTCTGCTCGAAAAGTTGCCGTCTACGCCGGTTTCTACAAGGGTATCCAGTCTGCTGGTGCCGCTGTCGTCTGGCGTCTTGATGCCACTGGAGCCGAGTACATGAGCATCttcgcttcttgttgggCTCTCTGCTgtggctctctggtgctcgCTGCCCCCGTCATCTGGTTCTACGTCAAGGACCACActgaggctgaggaggacatTCAGGATCTCGGCCCTGACGTAGCTGTCGTGAACGCTGCTGGGGAGAAGGACCttgacgacaaggagcacATTTCTGTGCATGAGCGAACCGAGTCGGTCTAAGGAGCATTAGGACTTCTGGGTGTTTGATTTATTTAATTGTATAGCATTAAAACATTTGAGTGATATTGGCTATGCAGAGTAGTGGCTGGTACATCATCAGAGTCTCAGCAATACACATGGTTCTGGCTGGCGGGTATAAAAAGGCTGGTGAACTACAAGTGGTGATCGTTAacttgagctggtcaagaagctcTTGGATCAGATGTCTGATGTACCCTTTCTAATTGGCGGCAGCTAGTTGATTTTCAGATAGTCGCTAGCCAAGAAAGTTAGACTTGCCCATGATATGTTGGACCGTTATTCTGTTTACAATGTGCTACTCGGATACTGTACAGACTACACCGGTGATGGTTCTTTAGTCTCCAATTTGGTCTTGTAATCCAGGGCGACAGCATAAGGAAGTAAGTGGAAGTATGAACTTCTTCCCTTCAAGTCAACTGTCAAGCGAGTCAGTTGATATGACAACATGATCTAGTGAGACACGGCAACAATTGCatttgtacagtagtcagACCAGTTAACAGGCTCAGACTGGGAGCCTTCTGAGGGTATGTTCATAGTGAAGACGTGTCGTGAACTGCGCCCACAAGGGGGCTGGCATGTTAAAATGATTGCACAGGTTTGAAGCATGTTTAGTTAGCTCATCTGCCTTCTAGTTTCCGATCTGGGAGAAGAGTACCTCTGGTAAGCACTTTGGTGTGTCTTCTTTGCGGCTACTACTGTATAACGTCATGGGTTGATTCTTTGATGtgatattattattattcaTGGTGGATAATATTCCCCCCGGTACCTTACAGAACCGGTCCCTGCCTCGATAATTATTTTCCCCCAGTTCCTGCTGGACAATGAGCGCTTCTAGAGAGGGCAGGGTCTCATTGTAGATCGGACCAGCTCgagttggtggtgtgtggtTCAACCGGGCAGGGGTGGCTGGTTCGCTTAGAACGCATGGATAAGGCTTGAATATGCAGGTTCGGTTCTCAATCGGGTTGGGACAAACCAGCACAAcaaaaagggaaaaaattaaaaaaaaagttgacATGACCATGTAGCCACGAGGAGCACAATTATGACCCCGAAAGGGTGTTTTGAGAGcttttgtcgtttttttttttgtcacAACACAACCATCGAGAGAAAGCAGGGTCGGCATTTCATCAGCCACGTTAATGGTGGTCAGGGAGTCGCCAGGTGGAAACACTGCTGCTCAGTCCAACAGCAACTCAATTTTTTGTTTGAAACTGCCCTGTGGAGACGGTTGAGAGATAGGATTAGACATGGGTATTGTCCAGCAAGAACAGCGAGATAGACAGGGGCTGGATACGTGGGGT from Yarrowia lipolytica chromosome 1D, complete sequence encodes:
- a CDS encoding uncharacterized protein (Compare to YALI0D09801g, similar to uniprot|Q9URX1 Schizosaccharomyces pombe Hypothetical 55.8 kDa); translated protein: MSLHSSTSHDEKTSVVDPMSSEDVGKTRDIEIQELPDQILEAHIDKSKWYNKRLKIGKFNCLPYSSSFVQMIMVSFIFFLCPGMFNALTGLGGGGQMDSTVQSNGNVALYACFATIGFFAGTIANKLGVRATMTIGSFGYALYIASFLCYNITENGGFVIASGAILGFCAACLWCAQGMVVMGYPAEHEKGRYIAVFWVIFNLGGVIGSLVPLIQTSVDNTELGKVGNGTYAAFLALSAVGWLIAMFMLPAKYVVKSDNTRVIVRENPTWKSEIIALGKTIVTDKHIILLFPMFWASNWFYTYQFNQFNQPRFNIRTRSLNNLLYWVTQIFGAGIIGLCLDSKRVGRKNKARIAHVTVFVLTMAIWGGGYDFQKQYTREDIPTGPDADKDTFWKIDWSDSRYGGPCVLYMCYGLFDAIWQTYIFWVLGALSNSARKVAVYAGFYKGIQSAGAAVVWRLDATGAEYMSIFASCWALCCGSLVLAAPVIWFYVKDHTEAEEDIQDLGPDVAVVNAAGEKDLDDKEHISVHERTESV